The following coding sequences are from one Pseudopipra pipra isolate bDixPip1 chromosome 16, bDixPip1.hap1, whole genome shotgun sequence window:
- the BHLHA15 gene encoding class A basic helix-loop-helix protein 15 codes for MKAKTKGKKQRQTVDKEAFSEESAMRKKELAKCLRRRERRNGGNKESSKITAARAKRPWSTKDRHLRRLESNERERQRMHKLNNAFQALREVIPHVRAENKLSKIETLTLAKNYIKSLTSIILNMSNGHFPAAEGMGGTWGSKLYQHYQQQHGEDDHEEHLQKRAM; via the coding sequence ATGAAGGCTAAAAccaaaggaaagaagcaaaggCAAACTGTTGACAAAGAAGCATTTTCTGAGGAGTCAgccatgagaaaaaaagaactggCGAAATGTTTGCGACGCAGAGAAAGGAGGAATGGGGGAAACAAGGAGAGCAGTAAGATCACTGCAGCCAGAGCCAAGCGCCCTTGGAGCACCAAGGACAGGCacctgaggaggctggaaagcaatgagagggagagacagagaatgCACAAGCTCAACAACGCGTTCCAGGCCCTGCGGGAGGTGATCCCTCACGTGAGGGCTGAGAACAAACTGTCCAAAATAGAGACTCTCACACTGGCCAAAAACTACATTAAGTCCTTGACCTCCATTATACTCAATATGTCCAATGGACACTTTCCAGCAGCAGAAGGGATGGGGGGAACCTGGGGGTCCAAATTGTACCAACATTATCAACAGCAGCATGGGGAGGATGACCATGAGGAACATCTACAGAAACGTGCCATGTAG